In Hippocampus zosterae strain Florida unplaced genomic scaffold, ASM2543408v3 HiC_scaffold_273, whole genome shotgun sequence, the genomic window CACGACTCCGGTGAGTGCGTGGTACTCACTGTTTTTCCTTTCGAGATCTCGTTCAATTTCCTAAAGGGAGAGGTCTGCCAGCGTCCTAGGGATAAACCGCTGCTAGAACAGCTAATCCTCAGGCTCTTCTTCGCCAGCCTGCTCCATCAGCTCCTCAAGGTAGACATCCAAATTTCTGATGCTAAGGTCCGTGACGAAATGAAACACACTCCGACGGGCGAAAGTCAGCACCCCTCGTTTGCGGAAGAAGGCCGTGACATTGGCGATGTCCCTTAAGGAATTCCAGGGCGTAGAGATGATCGTGCTCGACCGCGTGCGACATGTCGATCATCACAACTTCACCCTCGTGATAGAGCAGATTATACTCCGACAGATCAGCATGCACCAGCTTGCACTCCTGGTATAGGGTCCGCATCATCTTCAGCAGGCTGAGGTATGCCTCGTGAAGTTGTGGCACGGTCAGTTGCGCGAGGTGAAGCCGGGGGGCGGCCCTCATGTCACGCCCCACGAAGCTCATCAGGAGCACATTGTTCTTGACCTAGAGCGGCTGCGGGCTGGCAATTTTACCTTGAATGCGTTTCAGGTTCCGGAACTCTTTCTCCGCCCACATCTTGACCATTTTGCGGGGGTTGCTCGAGCAGTGACCCCTCCTGAACCTGAACTCCCCCTCCACGTATCGACTCCTATCTTTAAACACCAAGATACTTGTCTTGAAGATCTTGACTGCAAGTTCAGTTGCACCTTGCTCCGCGTAGTAGACGTTAGCTTCCTTGCCTGTGCTGATGCACCCGCTGACTTGGTCGACTAGCCCCTGGTGCACCATCTTCAGCAGCAGCCGCCGAGTGCGCGGGTCCAGCACGAGCTCCACCGTGGCGCGGTCGGCCTTGTCCCTTCGACGGGGCTCATCCTTGCCCCCACCATAGGTCTTGAGCTGAGTCTGCAGCTGGTGAGAGAGGGGTTCCACAACGATGAAGCGATCGATAGGGCTATGCTGCAGCTGGTAAGgctgagggtttttttg contains:
- the LOC127594820 gene encoding LOW QUALITY PROTEIN: serine/threonine-protein kinase rio1-like (The sequence of the model RefSeq protein was modified relative to this genomic sequence to represent the inferred CDS: inserted 2 bases in 1 codon; substituted 4 bases at 4 genomic stop codons) — its product is MAIAYIGHTILYDDFTEKYKKDYREAAEHLLQDPIIDILQGFNNQVKKLQTQLKTYGGGKDEPRRRDKADRATVELVLDPRTRRLLLKMVHQGLVDQVSGCISTGKEANVYYAEQGATELAVKIFKTSILVFKDRSRYVEGEFRFRRGHCSSNPRKMVKMWAEKEFRNLKRIQGKIASPQPLXVKNNVLLMSFVGRDMRAAPRLHLAQLTVPQLHEAYLSLLKMMRTLYQECKLVHADLSEYNLLYHEGEVVMIDMSHAVEHDHLYALEFLKXDIANVTAFFRKRGVLTFARRSVFHFVTDLSIRNLDVYLEELMEQAGEEEPEDXLFXQRFIPRTLADLSLXEIERDLERKNSEYHALTGVVMDAAAQDLEEQEKARKVGGKQKYEGLSKQERKHQVKLEKREKRETKMPKHLKKALTKKK